One genomic region from Aquipuribacter hungaricus encodes:
- the shbA gene encoding RNA polymerase sigma factor ShbA, producing the protein MSDSDSHDRPDVVDGRGLWSQLVIRAVAGEPDAIETLIAGVRERVHRYCRARLRGYPGAETVADDVAQEVCVAVLTALPTYQDTGRPFEAFVFRVAGFKVADAQRHALGREQAVDDVPDAPSTTLADSPEDSAVVRSQADHVTRLMERLPGAQREVLVMRVAVGMSTEETATALGMTTGAVRVTQHRALARLRALVGTSLDGDA; encoded by the coding sequence ATGTCTGACTCGGACTCCCACGACCGGCCGGACGTGGTCGACGGGCGAGGGCTGTGGTCGCAGCTCGTCATCCGTGCGGTGGCGGGGGAGCCCGACGCGATCGAGACCCTCATCGCCGGCGTGCGCGAGCGCGTGCACCGGTACTGCAGGGCGCGCTTGCGTGGCTACCCCGGGGCCGAGACGGTCGCGGACGACGTCGCTCAGGAGGTGTGTGTCGCCGTGCTCACCGCGCTGCCCACCTACCAGGACACGGGGCGGCCGTTCGAGGCGTTCGTCTTCCGGGTGGCCGGCTTCAAGGTCGCGGACGCGCAGCGGCACGCCCTGGGCCGCGAGCAGGCCGTCGACGACGTCCCCGACGCCCCGAGCACGACGCTGGCCGACAGCCCCGAGGACAGCGCGGTGGTGCGGTCGCAGGCCGACCACGTCACCCGGCTCATGGAGCGCCTGCCCGGTGCCCAGCGCGAGGTGCTCGTCATGCGGGTCGCGGTGGGCATGAGCACCGAGGAGACCGCCACGGCCCTGGGGATGACGACCGGGGCGGTCCGCGTCACGCAGCACCGGGCACTCGCCCGCCTGCGGGCGCTGGTCGGCACGAGCCTGGACGGTGACGCGTGA